The genomic window GAATCCGGACGATGCCTCTAAAACCTTCAAGGAAACTTGGAGGTTTTTTTATGATTAATTTTTAGAAAAAATTAGATAAAGATTTAGGTTCGAATCCAGACGATATCTAAAACCTTCAAGGAAACTTGAAGGTTTTTTTTATATCTAATTTTTAGAAAAAATTAATTAAAAATATTAGTTCGAATTTTGACTACGCTTATAAACCTTCAAGGAAATTTGAAGTTTTTTTATGTTTAATTTTTAGAAAAAATTAATTAAATATATTGGTTCGAATTTGGACTACGCTTATAAACCTTCAAGAAAATTTGGAGTTTTTTTATGTTTAATAGAAAAATTAGATAGAGATGTACGTTCGAATCGGTAAGAGACTTTCAAACCATCAGGTTTCTTTGAAGCTTTTTTATGTTTAATTTTTTAGAAAAAATTAGATTTAAAATCATAACGAAACCCGACAGGTTTTAAATACCTGTCGGGTTTATATTTAGTAAGATTACACACAATCTTGTCATTTCGACGTAAGGAGAAATCTCCACAAGTAACTCCGAAACTAATATTCAATCTTTGTGGATCTTCTTGCGAAGATTTCTCCTTACGTCGAAATGACAAACTAGACGTGAATAATAATCAACTTTATCAAAGTTTAAAACTTTGAAAAGTTCTAATAAACAGTTATAAACACAAAAAAACCTCTGAAATTCAGAGGTTTAATTTTATAATTTTGAGTTATTAACAACTACTTTTCTATTTTTTCGAAAGCGTTTTTAACCATTTCTTTTTCTTTTGGAAACCAGCCTTGTGTGATTAAAGCCACTCCAAAAACCATTAAAACAATACTAATTCCCTTTTTGATTTTAACGATATTAGTAGGTGTCATTTTAGATTTTAATTGTTTGGCTAATACTATTTTAAGACAATCAACCAGTAAATAAGTAATGATTACTGATGTAAAAAAAGTAAGCATTCTTGAGTTTTGCATTTCTAATTTTGGACCAATAGAAATGATAACAGCTAACCAAAAACCTAATACTCCAATGTTTATAACGTTTAGTAAAAAGCCTTTTATAAATAAACTTCCGTAATTCCTTTTAATAATATCACGATCAATTTCGTCATCGTCTATTTTTTCTTCATTTTTTAATCTTACGAAAGAAATTATACCGTAAGCCAGCATTATTATTCCTCCAAAAATGAATAATGCAGGTTTGTCTTTTAAACTTTGAATTAGTCTGTAACTTCCTAAATACGCAATTGCTATAAAAAAGATATCACCAAGAACTACGCCGCAGTCAAAGACAATTGCTGCTCTGAATCCTTTTGTAATACTGGTTTCTAATAGTATAAAAAATACTGGACCTACCATAAAACTTAGAAAAAGTCCCCATGGCAGCCCAGCCAAAATATCATTTATCATCAAAATACAACTTGTTATTTTACTTCTTCGATTTTACCGCCAAAAACTGTTTTTTGATTTATTTGCTTTGGTTTTCCATAAATGTAAATAGAGCCTCCTGCGCTTACTTTTGCATCAACTAAGGTCGAAGCATTAACATCTGCTTTTCCGCCCGCAGAAACGCTTACTTTCGTCTGAGAAGTAGCTAATTTACTTCCAAGGAAATAACCTCCGGCTCCTAAACTTGCATCAAGGTTATCTGCTTTACCAGTTGCAGTAATTTCTCCGCCCGAAACTGAACTTACTTTTAACTTATCAACGTTCAAATCTACATTAATTTTTCCACCTTCCTGCGCACTTACTTTAAATGAAGTTGCTTTTAGTGTTTCTTTACTTGTAACTTCTGCACCTTCATTAACATCAATCAATTCGATTCTTTTGTAATACAAAGTAATATCTAAATCATTTCCTGATAATAGTTTAGGAAAAGGCATTCTTAATTTTAAGATACCATTTTTATTGACAGCTTCAACCTCTGCTTCTCTTGCTCCTTTAATAACAACCTTATTTTCTGAAGATTGAACTAATTTTACATTTAACTTATCATAAACTTTTACGGTATCGAATTCACCTAATTCTTTGGTAACCTGACCAAAAGACATTTGAACAAATAAAATTGCAGCTCCTATAATTAACTTTTTCATACTTTTATTTTTTAAATTAAACTTTATTCTGCTCTTCTTAAAAAATGAAAATCAAGTTGTTTTTTAACTAAATCTGCATTTTTTACTTTAACATAAATTTCATCTCCTAATTGTAAAATACTATTTGAAGTCGATCCAACTAATGCATATTGCTTTTCATCAAAAGTATAGTAATCATCTTTTATTTCTCTGATTCTTACCATTCCTTCGCATTTGTTAGAAACAATTTCAACATAAATTCCCCATTCAGTAACACCAGAAATAACTCCAAGGAATTCTTCGTCCTGATGATCCTGCATGTATTTAACCTGCATGTATTTAATACTATCTCGCTCAGCATTAGTTGCTAAACTTTCCATATTGGAACAATGCAGACATTTTGTTTCATACACTTCTTCGTCTACAGAAGCTCCATTATCTAAATAATATTGCAGCAAACGGTGTACCATAACGTCTGGATAACGACGAATTGGCGATGTAAAATGGCTGTAATAATCAAAAGCTAAACCGTAATGACCAATGTTATCTGTAGAATATTTGGCTTTACTCATACTTCTAATCGCAAGAGTATCAATTAAGTTTTGTTCTTTTTTACCATTTACTTCTTCCATCAAAGCATTCAAAGACTTTGAAATATCTCCTTTGTTACGGAAATCTATTTTATAACCAAATTTAGCAATTACGGTTTGCATCGCAATTAATTTGTCTTCGTTTGGTTCGTCGTGAATCCTGTAAACAAATGTTTTCTTTTGTTTTCCAATGTATTCAGCCACTTTTCTATTGGCTAAAAGCATAAATTCTTCAATCAAATGATTGGCATCTTTAGAAACTTTAAAGTAAACTCCTTCTGGTTCACCTTCTGCATCCAAATTAAATTTCACTTCAACTTTATCAAAAGAAATAGCACCATTCTGCATTCTTTTCTTTCTCAAAATTTTTGCTAATTCATCTAATTTTAAAGTTGCTTCGGTAATTTCATCTGAAACTACATAAGATTCTCCAGTAATTGAAACATCAACAGGAATTGTATTATCTTTTGTTTCAATAATATATTGTGCTTCTTCGTAAGCAAAACGCTGATCTGAATAAATCACAGTTCTTCCAAACCATTGGTTAATAACTTGAGCGGTTGGTGAAACTTCGAATATCGCAGAGAATGTATATTTCTCTTCATTCGGACGAAGTGAACAGGCAAAATTGGAGAGAACTTCTGGAAGCATCGGCACTACTCTATCTACTAAATAAACAGAAGTTGCTCTTTGATAAGCTTCATCATCCAAAATTGTACCTTCTTCAAGATAATAAGAAACATCGGCAATGTGAATTCCAATCTCGAAATTTCCATTCTCTAACTTTTTGAAAGACAAGGCATCATCGAAATCTTTTGCATCTTTTGGATCTATCGTAAACGTAAGCGTATCACGCATATCACGACGTTTTGCAATTTCAGATTCCTGAATCGAAGTATCTATCTTTTGTGCATAAACCTCCACTTCTACCGGAAAATCTGATGGAAGTCCATATTCCGCTAAAATAGCGTGAATCTCAGTATTGTGTTCACCAGGTTTTCCTAAAACTTTTATGACAGATCCAAACGGACTATCAGCCCTTTTTGGCCAATCTTCGATTTTAACTAAAACAACATCACCGTTTTCTGCTTCACCAATTTTATCCTTTGGAATAAAAATATCGGTATACATTTTAGGATTTGCAGTAGAAACAAATGCAAAATTTGGCTGCATATCAATTACACCAACAAATTCTGTTTTATCTCTTTCTACAACTTCAATTACTTCACCTTCAGGTCTTTTACCTTTTCTTCTATTATAAACATAGACTTTTACTTTGTCTTTATCTAATGCACGATTCAAATTATTGGTCGGAATAAAAACATCTTCTGCAAAATCTGGACAAATAAAATAAGCAGTTTTTCTGCTCGTCATATCTATTGTTCCTTCGTAGTAATCCTGACTTTCGGCTTTTACTAGATATTTTCCAGGTTCTGATTCTATAATTTTCTTTTGCGAAGCTAGAATTTTTAGTTCTTTTATAATTTGATTCCTGCTATTGGTATCGTCAAGTTCAAGCTTTGCTCCTATTTGTTTATAATTGAATGGTTTATTAGCATTTTGCGATAAAATCTTTATTATTTTTCCAGAGAAATCTTTCTCTTTTTTTATCGGCTTTCTAATTTTCTTACTCATATATCTTTTCTTATAAGGTTTAAAATTACAAATAAGAAATCAGATAATACTTTTTAACAAATAGAATTATTAAAAATATAACTTTTCGTACATTTACAAAAAGACCTCATATGGAAAGCTTTAAGACCATCGCCGTATTCAATTATCAGCACGAAACAGTGGTTCTCAAACACTTACTCGAACAGGAAGAAATTCCATATTTTTTCGAAAACGAAATGACACTTTCAGTCGTTCCAATGTACACTTCGGCGCTGGGTGGAATCAAACTCAAAGTTCATCCCAATGATTTTGAAGAAGTGCAGAAAATTCTGGACAACCTCAATAATCCACTTACAATTGTTTAAAATTATTTTAACAAAAAAGCTGCCATGCTGGCAGCTTTTTTGTTTTTATTTTATTCTTATTTTACTAAAACAGTCTTTGTTTCTTTGCCTCTGTCTGTAATAATTTCAAAAAAGTAAACTCCAGTAGATAAAGAACTTACTGAAATAGAATTACTATTTTCAGTTTTTATTAATTGACCTAATGTGTTATATATATTTACTTTTTGTAATGTTAAATCTTGGTTTAAGTCAATATTTACTATGTCAGAAGAAGGATTAGGATAAACTGAAGAACTTGATAATACGAAACTTGCAGAACTTAAAACTGCAGCCGATAAATCAAAAACACGAACCTGACCTGAATAGTTTCCATTTTCAGAACTAAGAGGAGCACCAATAGCAACCACATTGCCATTTGAAGATAGACTAACACTCGATCCACTTCTATCCCCGACAGCTTTTCCATCAATATCAAATCCTAGTTGAATCCAAACACCAGAGACATTTTTATATATCCTCACATGGCCTGAATACTGTCCGTTTCCAGCATTATAAGGAGCACCAATTGCTACTACACTGCCATCTGAAGATAAACTAACACTAGAACCACTCGAATCAGAAATTGCTTCTCCATTGATATCAGCTCCTTGCTGGGTCCAAACATTAGATACATTTTTATATACTCGTACCTGGCCTGAAGATGAAGAGTAACCAATTGACTCATTAAAGTTCCGGCCAATCGCTACAACATTACCATCTGCGGATAAACTTAGTTTGGAACCTATACGATCATAAATAGCTTTTCCATCGATATCTGCTCCAATTTTAGTCCAAACGCCAGAGACATTTTTATATATTCTCACATGCCCTGAATCTGTTCCATTTCCTTTATTATAAATCGCGCCAATAGCTACCACATTACCGTCAGCAGATAAACTTACACTATCACCACTTTGATCAAAAGCACCTTCTCCGTATATGTCAGCTCCTATTTGGGTCCAAACACCAGATATATTTTTAAATATACGAACTTGGCCTGTATAAAATCTATATCCCTCACTTCCATCATTTCCAGGAGCACCAATCGCTACCACAGTACCATCTGCGGATAAACTTACACTCCATCCACTATAATCTTCATTAGCTTTTCCACTAATGTCAGCTCCTACTTGAGTCCAAACGCCAGAGACATTTTTATATACTCGAACCTGACCTGAATCATACCCATTTCTATCATTATAACGAGAACCAATGGCTACTACACTGCCATCTGAAGATAAACTTAAACTATCTCCGCTGCTATCATAAGGATCTTTACCGTTGATAGCTTGTCCTTGTTGAATCCACACACCAGATATATTTTTAAATACACGCACTTGACCTGAATCGGCTCCATTTCCAGCTTCAACAGAAGCACTAATTGCTACTACACGACCATCTGAAGATAAGCTTATACTAGAGCCACTATAATTTTGAGCGGTTTCTCCATTGATATCAGTTCCAATTTGAGTTTGTCCGATACTCAGTAGAGGAAATAAAAGAATAAGTAGAGTTTTTTTCATAAATTGCTTTTTATAAATTTCGAGTAAATATAGAAACATATTAACAAGTAAATGCATTCAATTTAAAAATTAGAAGCAATTCATTAAATTTTCTTCAACTTAAATAATTTCATTAAAATCGTTTAAGCAGATTCTTTTTTTCCAAACTAAATTCAATTTTTTTCTTTTTAAACTTTTTTAGTTTTCAACATATATTAAATACAACAAAAAAGATTTTTAAAAATTTAAAAAAATTTGTTGGTTATTATAGTGTGTTAATATGTCGAATAAATTTATTTTTAAAAGTATTGAAATGAAGTTTCTCTTAGTTATTTTGAGTTATCAACATAGTTATTTTTAGCTAAAAGATTAATATATAAGACTTTTTCTATTTTAATTAACAACGGTTGACAACCAAAAATGAATTCATTTTGTAGATAAGTTCATATGTTGATATTTGTTGAAAATGGCATTTTTGATATTGATAACTTTTACAAAAATTCCCGAAACTTTATTAGGATTTTTGATTCCAGTTTTGGATTAGGTTTTTTTTCGACACAACCAAAAAAAACTTCTAATTTTCTTTTCGAACTTATTAACATTTTCTGTTAATTTAAAGTTAACTGAATATCAACGAATTACGAACTCCTATTAACACCCTAAAATTTTAACAAATATTCTGTTTATTCTTTATTGATTATGAGATACTTATGAAGTTATTAAAATTGTTAATAAGTGATAATGATTTGATATTATGTAGGTTATGTTTCTTATTTTTTTGCCATGAATTTCGCGAATATAAAAGAATTAATATTGGAATGTTTATAGAGTATTCAAATAGAAAATATTTGTGAAAATTAGTGTAATTCATGGCAGCCATTTATTAATTGAGTAAATTTGTATTACACAACTTAATAAGTATAGAAAAATGAAAATTTCGATAGGAAACGACCACGCTGGACCAGAATATAAAAAAGCAATTGTTGAAATGCTTAAAGCAAAAGGATATGAAGTAACGAATTACGGTACTGATACTGATGCTTCTGTAGATTATCCAGATTTTGGACATCCGGTTGCAAATGATGTATCTGAAGGAAAAGCCGATTTTGGAATCGTAATATGTGGCAGCGGTAACGGAATTGCCATGACTGTTAATAAACATCCGAAAGTGAGAGCTGGCTTATGCTGGACTAAGGAAATTGCTTATTTGACACGTTTACACAATGATGCTAATATTGTGAGTATTCCAGCAAGATTTACCTCTATTCCACAAGCGGTTGAAATCGTTGAAACTTTTTTAACGACAGCTTTTGAAGGTGGAAGACACCAAAATAGAGTTAATAAAATTGCTTGCTCATAAAACGTCAAAAAAAATTGGGTGCTACGCACCAGAATAAATAAACAAACCGGGTGAATTTTTAATAATTCTTTCCGGTTTTATTTTTTTTAAATAATTAATAATCAAATATTTATATTTTAATTTTTAAGGTTATTAACAATGTTAATATCTATATATTACGATTATATTTTAAATAGATTACTACAGCTTGAACTAAAATTATATATAGGAATTTCATAATAAAAGTAAATTTACTCGTTTTATGTCTAAAGAATATCATTCCTATAAACAACCCAATTGAACCGCCAATAAATGCGAGCAAAAACAAGACAGCTTCTTGAATTCGTCTTTTATTTCTTTTTGCTTGAAATTTATCGTACCCTGTTATAATAAATGTAAGGCTATTAACAAATAAAAAATATAGTAATAAAACTTCCATTGGCTGTAAAATTAAAAACAAAGATATTATTTTAGCAAAATATTGATCTATCATTATTGTTTTTTAACAAGTAAAATAGATCAATTTAAATTTAAGAATTTATTTCATTAAACGTATGACTAACATTCAATTCATTGCCAAATCTGTTCAGGCACCTGCAGTCAGCATTCAAAACACCGTAAAATTATTAGAAGAAGATTGTACAATTCCGTTTATTTCGCGTTACCGAAAAGATGCTACCGGAAATCTTGATGAAACTGTAATTGAGCAGATTGCAAAATTGCAAAAAGATTATGACACGCTTGTAAAACGTAAAGAAGCTGTTCTAAAATCTATTGAAGAACAAAAAGCTCTTACGCCTGATTTGAAGAAAAAGATCGAAGACAGTTTTGATTTGCAGGAAATTGAAGATTTTTATCTTCCGTACAAAAAGAAGAAAAAAACAAAAGCAGATGTTGCACGCGAATTTGGTTTGGAGCCTTTGGCAAAAATAATAATGTCTGAGAGTGATGTTGATGTCGATTTTGTTTCAACACAATACATTAATGAAAATGTGATTAATGAAGAAGCGGCGATGCAAGGCGCACGAGATATTGTGGCAGAATGGATTAACGAAAATATTTATGT from Flavobacterium fluviale includes these protein-coding regions:
- a CDS encoding LysE family translocator, which produces MINDILAGLPWGLFLSFMVGPVFFILLETSITKGFRAAIVFDCGVVLGDIFFIAIAYLGSYRLIQSLKDKPALFIFGGIIMLAYGIISFVRLKNEEKIDDDEIDRDIIKRNYGSLFIKGFLLNVINIGVLGFWLAVIISIGPKLEMQNSRMLTFFTSVIITYLLVDCLKIVLAKQLKSKMTPTNIVKIKKGISIVLMVFGVALITQGWFPKEKEMVKNAFEKIEK
- a CDS encoding head GIN domain-containing protein yields the protein MKKLIIGAAILFVQMSFGQVTKELGEFDTVKVYDKLNVKLVQSSENKVVIKGAREAEVEAVNKNGILKLRMPFPKLLSGNDLDITLYYKRIELIDVNEGAEVTSKETLKATSFKVSAQEGGKINVDLNVDKLKVSSVSGGEITATGKADNLDASLGAGGYFLGSKLATSQTKVSVSAGGKADVNASTLVDAKVSAGGSIYIYGKPKQINQKTVFGGKIEEVK
- the rnr gene encoding ribonuclease R, coding for MSKKIRKPIKKEKDFSGKIIKILSQNANKPFNYKQIGAKLELDDTNSRNQIIKELKILASQKKIIESEPGKYLVKAESQDYYEGTIDMTSRKTAYFICPDFAEDVFIPTNNLNRALDKDKVKVYVYNRRKGKRPEGEVIEVVERDKTEFVGVIDMQPNFAFVSTANPKMYTDIFIPKDKIGEAENGDVVLVKIEDWPKRADSPFGSVIKVLGKPGEHNTEIHAILAEYGLPSDFPVEVEVYAQKIDTSIQESEIAKRRDMRDTLTFTIDPKDAKDFDDALSFKKLENGNFEIGIHIADVSYYLEEGTILDDEAYQRATSVYLVDRVVPMLPEVLSNFACSLRPNEEKYTFSAIFEVSPTAQVINQWFGRTVIYSDQRFAYEEAQYIIETKDNTIPVDVSITGESYVVSDEITEATLKLDELAKILRKKRMQNGAISFDKVEVKFNLDAEGEPEGVYFKVSKDANHLIEEFMLLANRKVAEYIGKQKKTFVYRIHDEPNEDKLIAMQTVIAKFGYKIDFRNKGDISKSLNALMEEVNGKKEQNLIDTLAIRSMSKAKYSTDNIGHYGLAFDYYSHFTSPIRRYPDVMVHRLLQYYLDNGASVDEEVYETKCLHCSNMESLATNAERDSIKYMQVKYMQDHQDEEFLGVISGVTEWGIYVEIVSNKCEGMVRIREIKDDYYTFDEKQYALVGSTSNSILQLGDEIYVKVKNADLVKKQLDFHFLRRAE
- a CDS encoding putative signal transducing protein, which translates into the protein MESFKTIAVFNYQHETVVLKHLLEQEEIPYFFENEMTLSVVPMYTSALGGIKLKVHPNDFEEVQKILDNLNNPLTIV
- a CDS encoding T9SS type A sorting domain-containing protein encodes the protein MHLLVNMFLYLLEIYKKQFMKKTLLILLFPLLSIGQTQIGTDINGETAQNYSGSSISLSSDGRVVAISASVEAGNGADSGQVRVFKNISGVWIQQGQAINGKDPYDSSGDSLSLSSDGSVVAIGSRYNDRNGYDSGQVRVYKNVSGVWTQVGADISGKANEDYSGWSVSLSADGTVVAIGAPGNDGSEGYRFYTGQVRIFKNISGVWTQIGADIYGEGAFDQSGDSVSLSADGNVVAIGAIYNKGNGTDSGHVRIYKNVSGVWTKIGADIDGKAIYDRIGSKLSLSADGNVVAIGRNFNESIGYSSSSGQVRVYKNVSNVWTQQGADINGEAISDSSGSSVSLSSDGSVVAIGAPYNAGNGQYSGHVRIYKNVSGVWIQLGFDIDGKAVGDRSGSSVSLSSNGNVVAIGAPLSSENGNYSGQVRVFDLSAAVLSSASFVLSSSSVYPNPSSDIVNIDLNQDLTLQKVNIYNTLGQLIKTENSNSISVSSLSTGVYFFEIITDRGKETKTVLVK
- the rpiB gene encoding ribose 5-phosphate isomerase B, producing the protein MKISIGNDHAGPEYKKAIVEMLKAKGYEVTNYGTDTDASVDYPDFGHPVANDVSEGKADFGIVICGSGNGIAMTVNKHPKVRAGLCWTKEIAYLTRLHNDANIVSIPARFTSIPQAVEIVETFLTTAFEGGRHQNRVNKIACS
- a CDS encoding DUF1294 domain-containing protein, with protein sequence MIDQYFAKIISLFLILQPMEVLLLYFLFVNSLTFIITGYDKFQAKRNKRRIQEAVLFLLAFIGGSIGLFIGMIFFRHKTSKFTFIMKFLYIILVQAVVIYLKYNRNI